A region of the Mus pahari chromosome 15, PAHARI_EIJ_v1.1, whole genome shotgun sequence genome:
GGGCGCTACAGATGGAGGATCGCCGGCACTCAGCAGCCAGACTCTGGTGCGCGTGGTGGTGCtggatgacaatgacaatgcGCCCTTCGTGCTCTACCCACTGCAGAACTTTTCTGCGCCCTGCACTGAGCTACTGCCCAGGGCGGCGGAGCCTGGCTACCTGGTCACCAAGGTGGTGGCTGTGGACCTTGACTCTGGACAGAATGCCTGGTTATCGTTTCAGCTGCTCAAGGCCACGGAGCCTGGGCTGTTCAGCGTGTGGGCGCACAATGGTGAGGTGCGCACCACGAGGCTGCTGAATGAGCGCGATGTTCCCAAGCACAGGCTGCTCCTGCTGGTGAAGGACAATGGAGAGTCTCCGCGCTCTGCCAGCGTCACATTGCAGGTGCTAGTGGTGGATGGCTTCTCACAaccctacctgcctctgccagagGTGGCCCGTGACCCTGCACAAGATGAGGACATGCTAACACTCTACCTGGTCATTGCCTTggcctctgtgtcttctctcttcctactCTCTGTACTGCTGTTCGTGGGAGTGAAGCTGTGCAGGAGAGCCAAAGCCACCTCGCTGGGTGGCTGCTCTATGCCCGAAGGCCACTTTTCTGGCCACCTGATAGATGTTGGCGGAGCGGGGACCCTATCCCAGAGTTACCAATATGAGGTGTGCCTGAGTGGAGATACTGGGACCCCAGATTTCAAGTTCTTGAAACCAATCATCCCCAGTTTCCTCCTTCAGAgttcagagacagagaatgatACAAACCCTAGTTACAGGAATAGTTTTGAATTCAGTTAAATATTGGTGAGTCTAGTCTTAGCTAAAACCTGGCCTGATTTACTGCTTTGTCAACAGAAGTTGTCTCTTCTTTGAAAGCGACTATCGTAAGACTATCCAATCATTTGCATGTCCCCGGTATTTCTAAAAAAAGTAAGGTATGTGGAAGAAGGAAtctaaattttgcttttattccaATTTTagtcttgtatttttatttgccttacaATGTGAAAGTGcaagttttattttcagaaaaaaaatgggtaGGGGTCCTCACTTTGtatccctggccatcctggaactcactatgcagaccaggctggtctcgaactcacaaagatcccctTGCCTCTACTTCCAGAGGGCTGAATTTTGCTGGCACTATGCCCTGCAAAAATAAGTTAGAGCACCttcttctaacttttttttttgggggggggacagggtttctctgtgtagccctggctgtcctgcaactcactctgtagaccaggctggtctcaaatttagaaatctgcctgcctctgcctcccaagtgctgggattaaaggcgtgcgccaccactgtctggctatgGGTATCTTCTCCTCGCTTTAACTTCTCCAGTTCTGGATTATTCTTAAATGCTGTCTAAACATAATTCATCTCATTATCCAAGTTGTAATGTTTTGCAGCTTAGactatttatgtttatttcttctcttaataATGTAACCTGTATCTTGTGAGCTGATGGTAAACCCTTCACTTGAGTGTGAAGAGCATAGCACTAGTCCCATGTTTATCGGCATGCATATTTTAAAGAATCAGCATGCAAAAActcatgttcttttaaaaattctggaaATCTCAATGGCTGGATTTAATAAAGTGCtgaaattataaatacaaaacaaatttaaacaaaatcataTGCGGCTATTGAAAGGGTAGTTAATGAAAACATTCATAGTGATTATCAAGGGTATGgtgattttttaatgttttatctcaAATAATGTTTCAAAATTCTTCTGCTGAGACTCAGTACttcttaaagatatttttgaGACGAGATCTCATcatggtcttgaacttgtaacaGGTTTCTCCCACAtccagagtgttgggatcacaggcattGCACCAGCATTCCTAGTTAGCTAACCTACTGGGAACTTTATTATAAGTGAACAATAGACAATAGACAAGAGCCTATGCTTTTATCTTTTAACAACTTAGAAAATTTGTATGTAGCTACGCATTCCACTCTCAAAAATGGGGGTGGAGTGGATTAAAGATTCAACTGGGCATAAGTCCATGAGAAAGGTATGTGGATCCATAAGTCCACGAACAATGGGTGTGTATCCATAAGTCCACAAGTGGTGaccattatcatttttattaattttctggACCAActtgttctattttcttctcttttttaccATAGACTTTTCAATGGTTTTTTTCAAAAGGTTGTAATTGGCCAAATGAGCTGGTCAACAAACCAGAAaactgagtttcatccccagaccCACATTATGGAAATATAAAACCAATTCCTCAAAGCTGTGCTCtgatttcaacacacacacacacacacacacacacacacacacacacacacgtttttgaGTTGTGTTTATGGGTGGCTCCCACTTATTTCATGATTAGCACAGACACCAGGGTATTGTAAGTTCTTAATATTTTTGACTACTTGATTGAAAGAAGAGTTGTTTAGTTGTGACATACTGATAATTAAACATGGCAAAATGCTGAATTAACAGAACTATTGCTGGAACCAAATACTCTGACATACACCGAGTAACCTGATCTTGCTATAGTTAATTGAAATTATTCAGTTATCACTGTTTTTCAGcatatctttcctttttctctcttagtGCTTAATTCAAGTTTCCTCTCTTATCCACTGGCTTAATGAATGCAGAATTTCtggtatttaattttataatttgaatatgCTTCTATGTTTCCCAAGTTACTCTCCCAACTTCCTTCACTTCTTGCAGTTGAATTTTTGACACATCtgatatagaaaatttaattCTTAATGTTTTCCaacatattattaatttttacatgATTTTATGCATATTTGGCTGAGATATACTATTAAGCTTATGGAATTTGAATATCTCATTTTGAGATTGGCAGTGACAGAAAGGACCATCTTAGTATCAAAAGTCTCTAATCACTTCATCACATGTAGGATCTTGGTTAAGTGACCTCTAGTgacatcaactgtttcaatgatcATTAACTATCTTGCTGTTTCTATCAAGTCAAATAACATGACACAGCATTATAGAAATATCATGCTATTTGTTTTAGTGTTATTCATATTAGGAGTAACTCAGTAATGAGTCTGTGCATTGTACTCATGATACTCATGTAGAGAGCTAGACTGAACACATCATATCTGCATTGCTTCAATTATTTTGCCTGCCTACAGCCTTACAATAGCTTCTCTTTGCTTAGAATAAAATACAAGTACTTATTTATCCTGGGTTTTACTTTACAGATCTCTGTAGCTCTTGAAACACTACACTCTGGTAGACTGTCCTTTATTATCTAAATTACCTATACTTACTCTCAAAGGCTCTTCACATGGCTGGGTCACCTGTTATATTTCTGATCCTTCACAGTCCACATTAAAGGCAAGAATCTTCTTGCCTTAATGGGGAGAATTTTCATAACTACTCCCCATTAAGTTTGGTGCACAGAACATTTCCTATGTCATACATTTCACACTGCTTGAGCACGTTTAAAATGTGTACATCCTGTTAAAATGTATAGACCTGATCTTGCTATCATTATATACATAACTTCTACAAATTAAACATCTATCTGGTAATTATTTAATACAggttaagaaaataattattatattactgtggaagaagaggaaacgTTCTTAAGTATTCCCTGGGCATGAAAATATGGACGCAATTATGCATTTTCAGCCATTGATATAAGCTGTCATATCTTAACCACCTTCACTTTTCATAATGTTTCTCCTACTATTACTGCAACTCACACATTTTACAAATattgcaaaataaagaaaaccacaaaaggaGAGATAAGTAAGTTAtgacttaaattattttaaaacttgtagGTAGTAATTACAGATGAGGGTAGTACCCTATCAGGTGTGCACCTGTAAATCATGGAAATAAGGGCTCTTTTAGAGACAGGTAATTCCATTTAGTGCATTATACTTTCCTAGTTTACGTTTAACTTGTGTGGCACAAGAAACTCCTTCAGTAGGGTCAAGAGATTTGATAAGGGAAATAAACGACATAGATCAAAACCAGTGACAAAAGCAGAATTTAATACTGAGAACGAACGCATGGTGGCGCTGTTGACTAAGACGTTGTGCACTCAGTACTCACAGACTCCGATGATGTAAAACCACGGTTTCTGTGAACCTGGATAGATTTTTAAGCACGGAAATCTGAATCTCTGGAAAACATTAGTTGTTAGTCTGTCTCTAAAAGACCTTGCTTCTCATCGAGAGATATAAGGCCCCTCTTGGTGACAATCCCTTGGAAATACACCGCAGAAATacaatggaggccagagaggaacGCTTTCTTAAACAAAGGCAAgtcttgcttctctttgtttttctgggtGGGTCTCTTGCTGGGTCCGGGTCTAGGCGCTATTCTGTggtggaggaaaaagagaggggcTTCGTAATAGCCAATCTAGCGAAGGATCTGGGGCTTAGTGTAGAAGAACTGGCTGAAAGGAGAGCTCAAGCTATCTCCAAAGGGAACATACAGTATTTTCAGCTCAGTCATCAGACCGGAGATTTGCTCTTGGGTGAGAAATTGGACCGGGAAGAGCTGTGCGGCTCGACAGAGCCTTGTGTGCTGCACTTTCAGGTATTGCTGCATGATCCTTTGCAGTTTATTACAAATGAACTCGAGGTCATAGATGTAAATGACCATGCCCCGGAGTTCTTTGAAAATGCAATGCAGCTGAAAGTCCTGGAAAACTCCGTGCCTGGGACAGTAATTCCTTTGGGAAATGCCGTGGACCTGGATGTGGGAAGAAATGGACTCCAGAACTACACGGTCTCTCCCACGTCCCATTTTCATGTTCACACCCGCCGTCGCAGGGATGGAAGGAAGTATCCAGAACTAGTTCTAGACAGAGCTCTGGatcgggaagagcagtcagagctcagTTTAACTCTCACAGCCCTGGATGGGGGATCCCCGCCTCGTTCTGGAACTACCCAGGTCCATATCCTGGTCTTAGACACAAATGATAATGCCCCAGAATTTACACAGTCACTCTATGAGGTTCAAATTTTAGAGAAAAGCCCTATTGGCTCTGTCATTaccactgtctctgcctctgacttAGATACGGGAAATTTTGGTGCAATATCATATGTATTTTTTCATGCTTCTGAAGAAATTCTCGAAACTTTTCAACTGAACTCCAGTACTGGTAATATACAACTACTTAAGGGTTTGGATTATGAAACAATTAATACTTATGAGCTTGATGTAGAGGCTAAGGATGGTGGAGGCCTTTCAGGGAAATGCACAGTCATAGTTCAGGTACTTGATGTGAACGATAACCCACCAGAACTAACCCTGTCATCAGTTAACAGTCTTATCCCGGAGAATTCAGCAGAGACTGTGGTGGCTGTTTTTAGCGTTTCTGATTTAGACTCTGGAGATAACGGAAAAGTGACATGTTCCATCCAGAACGATCTCCCCTTCATCTTGAAACCATCTGTAGAGAACTTCTATACTATAGCGTCCGAAGGGGCTTTGgacagagagagcagagctgagtACAACATCACCATCACTGTCTCAGACATGGGCACACCCAGGCTCACAACCCAGCACACCATAACAGTGCAGGTGTCTGACATCAACGACAATGCCCCCGCCTTCACCCAAACTTCCTACACCGTGTCCGTCCGTGAGAACAACAGCCCCGCCCTGCACATAGGCACCATCAGCgccacagactcagactcaggctCCAATGCCCATATCACCTACTCGTTGCTGCCGCTCCAGGACCCACAGCTGGCCCTGGACTCGTTCATCTCCATCAGTGCAGACAACGGGCAGCTGTTCGTGCTCAGGGCGCTGGACTACGAGGACCTGCAGGCCTTCGAGTTCCACGTGGGCGCCACAGACCAAGGCTCACCCGCGCTCAGTAGCCAGGCTCTGGTGCGCGTGGTGGTGCtggatgacaatgacaatgcGCCCTTCGTGCTCTACCCGATGCAGAATGCCTCTGCACCCTGCACTGAGCTGCTGCCCAGGGCGGCAGAGCCCGGATACCTGGTCACCAAGGTGGTGGCAGTGGACCGCGACTCTGGACAGAATGCCTGGCTGTCATTCCAGCTGCTCAAGTCCACGGAGCCCGGATTGTTCAGCGTGTGGGCACACAATGGCGAGGTGCGCACCGCCAGGCTGCTGAGCGAGCGCGATATGCTCAAGCAAAAGCTGCTGCTACTGGTCAAGGACAATGGAGATCCCCAGCGGTCTGCAAGTGTCACCCTGAATGTGCTGCTAGTGGATGGCTTTTCTCAAccctacctgcctttgcctgagGTGGCGCGCGACTCTGTCCAAAACGACGAGGACTTGCTCACGTTGTACTTAGTCATCGCCTTGGcatctgtgtcttctctcttcctcctgtctgtgcTGCTGTTTGTGGGGGTGAGGCTGTTCAGGAGGGCCAGGACGGCCTCTCTGGGGGGCTGCTCCATGCCTGAGGGACACTTTCCTGGACACCTTGTGGACGTCAGCGGTATGGGGACCCTGTCCCAGAGCTACCAGTATGAGGTGTGTCTGACAGGAGATGCTGGGACTGGTGAGTTCAAATTCCTGAATCCGGTGATACCAAA
Encoded here:
- the LOC110333182 gene encoding protocadherin beta-3-like, which encodes MEAREERFLKQRQVLLLFVFLGGSLAGSGSRRYSVVEEKERGFVIANLAKDLGLSVEELAERRAQAISKGNIQYFQLSHQTGDLLLGEKLDREELCGSTEPCVLHFQVLLHDPLQFITNELEVIDVNDHAPEFFENAMQLKVLENSVPGTVIPLGNAVDLDVGRNGLQNYTVSPTSHFHVHTRRRRDGRKYPELVLDRALDREEQSELSLTLTALDGGSPPRSGTTQVHILVLDTNDNAPEFTQSLYEVQILEKSPIGSVITTVSASDLDTGNFGAISYVFFHASEEILETFQLNSSTGNIQLLKGLDYETINTYELDVEAKDGGGLSGKCTVIVQVLDVNDNPPELTLSSVNSLIPENSAETVVAVFSVSDLDSGDNGKVTCSIQNDLPFILKPSVENFYTIASEGALDRESRAEYNITITVSDMGTPRLTTQHTITVQVSDINDNAPAFTQTSYTVSVRENNSPALHIGTISATDSDSGSNAHITYSLLPLQDPQLALDSFISISADNGQLFVLRALDYEDLQAFEFHVGATDQGSPALSSQALVRVVVLDDNDNAPFVLYPMQNASAPCTELLPRAAEPGYLVTKVVAVDRDSGQNAWLSFQLLKSTEPGLFSVWAHNGEVRTARLLSERDMLKQKLLLLVKDNGDPQRSASVTLNVLLVDGFSQPYLPLPEVARDSVQNDEDLLTLYLVIALASVSSLFLLSVLLFVGVRLFRRARTASLGGCSMPEGHFPGHLVDVSGMGTLSQSYQYEVCLTGDAGTGEFKFLNPVIPNLFLEESERS